The Leptospira neocaledonica genome contains a region encoding:
- a CDS encoding substrate-binding periplasmic protein gives MFGFLFSFLILSPLFSQDISGSRLAEIQKRGELRVTGNRNFDPFYISDPKEGFPGFDAELGKKYAEFLGVKYTFTNRPEFEDYAEAIKSGEADIAFSGLSSTLERSKKGSFSSPYLVSSTGALVNKNALPPPPEGNIISTVYFRSVKDLESVSGLSFSVRAFSASHEYLLSIFPNSRIFTYGSMESAWNSVKEGQANCFVGDSLYIKGLLLKQRSILSNFRALVEPVQENHVSALLPKGDIYFSRNFEFFLSELKRTGELKSLEDKYFNRNDWVK, from the coding sequence ATATTCGGATTTCTATTTTCGTTTTTAATCCTTTCTCCGCTATTCTCACAAGATATCTCAGGTTCTCGTTTAGCAGAGATTCAAAAAAGAGGAGAGTTGAGAGTCACAGGAAATCGTAATTTCGATCCATTTTATATCTCGGATCCGAAGGAAGGTTTTCCCGGGTTCGATGCGGAACTTGGGAAAAAATATGCAGAATTTTTAGGAGTAAAATACACATTCACGAATCGCCCCGAATTCGAGGATTATGCGGAAGCGATTAAGAGTGGAGAGGCTGATATCGCGTTTTCGGGCTTGAGTTCTACATTAGAAAGATCTAAAAAAGGAAGTTTCAGTTCTCCTTATTTGGTCTCTTCGACCGGTGCCTTAGTGAATAAGAATGCACTTCCTCCTCCTCCCGAAGGAAATATTATCTCTACCGTATATTTCAGAAGTGTAAAGGATCTGGAAAGTGTAAGTGGTCTCAGCTTCTCGGTAAGAGCATTTTCTGCTAGTCACGAATATCTTTTAAGTATTTTTCCCAATTCCAGAATATTCACCTACGGTTCCATGGAAAGCGCTTGGAATTCTGTAAAAGAAGGGCAGGCAAATTGTTTTGTAGGGGATTCTCTCTATATTAAGGGACTTCTATTGAAACAAAGAAGTATTTTATCCAATTTTAGGGCTCTTGTTGAACCGGTTCAAGAAAATCATGTGAGTGCCTTGCTTCCAAAAGGTGATATTTATTTCTCTCGTAATTTTGAATTTTTTCTGTCTGAGCTTAAACGAACTGGAGAATTAAAAAGT
- a CDS encoding acetoacetate--CoA ligase, with the protein MNQTLWTPSPELIQNSRLTEFQNFAEQKIGKKFKNYTELHSWSVEFLEIFWGLLWEFAPVIHSKTFEDIIRPGKTFREAKFFPGAKLNFAQNLLRKKDNTIALFYRGESGAEKSVTYSELYQKVGALASYFRSEGVIPGDRIAGLMPNVPDTVLGMLAATSLGAVWTSCSPDFGVKGVLDRFGQIKPKILITTDLYEFKGKSLPLANIVQEISSQLPDLKKILVSEYPSLGSKDRKNITEGFPKNSIPLEESYKSFLGRDPEFFQTSFDHPVYIMYSSGTTGLPKCMVQGSGVFLNHWKELALHTDLREGDGIFYYTTCGWMMWNWLVSSLSIGATVYLFDGNPFHPDPGVLFRYVSDRKVKVFGVGAKYILSLEKEKYKPSMDLSSVNVVLSTGSPLPGYGFEYVYDSWKKDLRLSSISGGTDLNGCFALGNPNLPVHSGELQSLGLGMSVQIFDDSGKQVQGQKGELVCTKPFPSMPLEFWNDPDGKKYLGAYFDTFPDIWRHGDFAEIFANGGMVVYGRSDATLNPGGVRIGTADLYSLLETISEIADSVVIGQEWKDDVRVILFLKMAPGAILDSTFESKIKKEIKEKVSPRHVPSKIIQVVDIPYTRNMKKVEIAVKKTVQGEAVTNQDALINPESLEYYKNIPELQAD; encoded by the coding sequence ATGAATCAAACCCTTTGGACTCCCAGTCCCGAACTCATCCAAAACTCGAGACTTACAGAATTTCAAAATTTTGCCGAACAAAAGATCGGTAAAAAATTTAAGAACTATACAGAACTACATTCCTGGTCAGTGGAATTCCTCGAAATTTTTTGGGGACTCTTATGGGAATTTGCCCCGGTCATTCATTCTAAAACTTTCGAAGATATTATCCGGCCTGGCAAAACTTTTAGAGAGGCAAAGTTTTTTCCGGGGGCGAAACTGAACTTCGCTCAAAACCTACTCCGAAAAAAGGACAATACTATCGCTCTATTTTATAGAGGAGAAAGCGGAGCGGAGAAGAGCGTAACTTACTCAGAACTGTATCAAAAAGTAGGAGCACTCGCTTCTTATTTTAGATCGGAAGGTGTGATACCTGGGGATAGGATTGCGGGACTCATGCCCAATGTTCCGGATACAGTTCTTGGGATGTTGGCGGCTACGAGTCTTGGTGCGGTTTGGACCTCTTGTTCTCCGGATTTCGGAGTCAAAGGAGTTTTGGATCGATTCGGTCAGATCAAACCTAAGATCCTGATCACTACGGACCTGTACGAATTTAAGGGTAAATCACTTCCACTTGCAAATATTGTTCAAGAAATTTCTTCTCAACTTCCTGACTTGAAAAAGATCTTAGTTTCTGAATATCCCAGTTTAGGATCCAAAGATCGGAAAAATATCACGGAAGGATTTCCTAAAAATTCAATTCCATTAGAAGAATCTTATAAATCGTTTCTGGGTCGGGATCCGGAATTCTTCCAAACGTCTTTCGATCATCCGGTATATATTATGTATTCTTCCGGAACAACAGGGCTTCCGAAATGTATGGTCCAAGGTTCCGGAGTTTTTCTGAATCATTGGAAGGAACTCGCATTACATACGGATCTGAGAGAAGGAGACGGCATATTCTATTATACAACTTGTGGCTGGATGATGTGGAACTGGCTCGTAAGTTCTCTTTCCATCGGTGCTACAGTATATTTATTCGATGGAAATCCGTTCCATCCCGATCCGGGAGTATTATTCCGTTATGTTTCCGATCGTAAGGTAAAAGTTTTCGGAGTGGGAGCCAAGTATATCCTAAGCTTGGAGAAGGAAAAATACAAACCGAGTATGGATTTATCTTCCGTAAACGTAGTACTTTCTACCGGATCTCCATTACCAGGATACGGCTTCGAATATGTATACGATTCCTGGAAGAAGGATCTAAGGCTTTCTTCAATTTCGGGAGGAACCGATCTGAATGGATGTTTTGCATTAGGAAATCCTAATTTACCTGTGCATTCTGGAGAATTACAATCTTTGGGTCTCGGAATGTCCGTCCAAATTTTCGATGATTCGGGAAAGCAGGTCCAGGGCCAAAAAGGAGAATTGGTTTGTACAAAACCATTTCCTTCTATGCCTTTGGAATTTTGGAATGATCCTGATGGAAAAAAATATTTGGGCGCTTACTTCGATACATTCCCAGACATTTGGAGGCATGGAGACTTTGCGGAAATTTTCGCTAATGGGGGAATGGTAGTATATGGAAGATCGGATGCGACTTTGAATCCTGGAGGAGTTCGTATCGGTACCGCTGATTTATATAGTCTTTTGGAAACCATTTCCGAAATTGCGGATTCAGTTGTGATTGGCCAGGAATGGAAAGACGATGTAAGAGTGATCTTATTTTTAAAGATGGCTCCTGGTGCGATCTTAGATTCTACATTCGAATCTAAGATCAAAAAGGAGATAAAGGAGAAGGTTTCTCCTCGCCATGTTCCGTCTAAGATCATTCAGGTCGTGGATATTCCTTATACTCGAAACATGAAAAAGGTAGAGATTGCGGTTAAAAAGACAGTTCAAGGAGAAGCCGTTACTAACCAAGATGCTCTTATCAATCCTGAATCATTAGAATATTATAAAAATATACCGGAGTTACAAGCGGATTAG
- a CDS encoding LIC10920 family plasminogen-binding lipoprotein, with translation MNPSIRSKPKDTPTYLVFFLFCFLSCENRDADKVSLSVFGDGVAFNIDGELDMDKTASCGTATPYSSSSTSTTTTTTTSTSTTNLFTVITRLYFKTGEYLYLKFLYDATQNQGSIDSTQGFSYSGRIGTSAVVSNYGKIYWGGSGVPVDTSVSSSQALSYLTVDLDLVGTAVSSGSVALSLTQCYTVDNINCTSATSTSMCYTQDGDTCYNTQNISGPSVSIKGEVNCTSSTISSGSSSSTSTTQ, from the coding sequence TTGAATCCTTCCATCCGATCCAAGCCAAAAGATACACCTACCTATTTAGTATTTTTTTTATTTTGTTTTTTATCCTGCGAAAATAGAGATGCAGATAAAGTAAGCTTAAGCGTATTCGGAGATGGAGTCGCATTCAATATAGATGGAGAATTAGATATGGACAAAACCGCAAGTTGTGGGACTGCCACTCCTTATAGTTCGTCCAGCACAAGTACAACTACCACCACTACAACAAGTACAAGCACTACTAACCTATTTACGGTGATCACAAGATTGTATTTTAAAACGGGAGAATATTTGTATCTCAAGTTTCTATATGACGCTACTCAAAACCAAGGTTCAATTGATTCAACCCAAGGTTTCTCTTATTCAGGTAGAATAGGAACCTCTGCAGTCGTTTCAAATTACGGAAAAATTTATTGGGGAGGAAGTGGCGTGCCTGTGGATACAAGTGTTTCCAGTTCTCAGGCTCTTTCTTATCTCACAGTGGATTTGGACTTGGTGGGCACTGCAGTCTCCAGTGGAAGTGTAGCTCTTTCTCTCACCCAATGTTATACGGTAGATAATATCAATTGTACTTCGGCAACTTCTACGAGTATGTGTTATACTCAGGATGGAGATACCTGTTATAATACTCAAAATATTTCGGGTCCTTCGGTAAGTATCAAAGGAGAAGTAAATTGTACAAGTAGTACGATTTCTTCCGGAAGTTCCTCAAGCACTAGTACCACACAATAA
- a CDS encoding DUF1858 domain-containing protein: MSEAVKPRFFKEMTVGEAIGLHPEAGLVFSSYHLGGCSHCSINELETIEQVCMGYGVEVDVLLDSLNNLLEDGE, from the coding sequence ATGTCGGAAGCGGTCAAGCCAAGATTTTTTAAAGAAATGACGGTAGGCGAAGCGATCGGTCTTCATCCGGAAGCAGGATTGGTGTTCTCCAGCTATCATTTGGGCGGATGCTCTCATTGTTCCATTAACGAACTCGAAACTATTGAGCAAGTTTGTATGGGCTACGGTGTAGAAGTAGATGTTCTGCTGGATAGTCTAAACAATCTACTCGAGGACGGAGAGTAA
- a CDS encoding 6-carboxytetrahydropterin synthase: MFFQETGKFYIRIEERFESSHYLYKYFPDGSDEPIHGHSFKVEVYLSGQKNIGEDGISFDFLTSKRRLKELVAELDHILINDHADFKKTNPTSENMARWFYYGLKDSVSAAKGKVDRIVIHEGPENLAYFEPIS, translated from the coding sequence ATGTTTTTTCAAGAAACCGGCAAATTCTATATTCGTATTGAGGAAAGATTCGAGTCCTCTCATTATCTTTACAAATACTTCCCTGACGGCTCGGATGAGCCAATCCACGGCCATTCCTTTAAGGTAGAGGTTTATCTTTCCGGCCAAAAGAATATTGGAGAAGATGGGATCAGTTTCGATTTTTTGACCTCGAAACGTAGACTCAAGGAGCTAGTGGCTGAGCTAGACCATATTCTGATCAACGATCATGCAGATTTTAAGAAGACAAATCCCACCTCTGAAAATATGGCCCGTTGGTTTTATTATGGCTTAAAGGATAGTGTGTCAGCGGCGAAGGGAAAAGTAGATCGGATCGTCATTCACGAAGGCCCGGAAAACTTAGCGTACTTCGAGCCAATTTCCTGA
- a CDS encoding RNA polymerase sigma factor gives MTEPELTRIIESSKDTVLKSIHRHILPGMASLVEDLVQDTYLRYYLKFKNKPSLETQDANRWLYVAARNECRRAIRKWNREGIAYSKLQAEIKISEKKETQDIAATEADPDQRKWMESQINLLPSPYKETMILRLGGEKMESIAKKLDISEGTVKSRISRAKEWLSRFANTNRKGREEK, from the coding sequence ATGACGGAACCAGAATTAACCAGGATCATAGAGTCCAGTAAGGACACCGTCCTTAAGTCCATCCATAGGCATATTCTGCCTGGGATGGCTTCCTTAGTTGAAGACCTAGTCCAAGATACATATCTAAGATATTATCTTAAATTTAAAAACAAACCTTCGCTGGAAACGCAAGATGCGAACCGCTGGCTATATGTTGCAGCCAGAAACGAATGTAGAAGAGCTATTCGAAAATGGAATAGAGAAGGAATAGCTTATTCGAAACTCCAGGCAGAGATAAAAATTTCCGAAAAGAAAGAAACCCAAGATATAGCAGCAACCGAAGCCGATCCGGATCAGCGTAAATGGATGGAATCTCAAATTAATCTCTTGCCTTCTCCATATAAAGAAACTATGATACTTAGGTTAGGCGGCGAGAAGATGGAATCGATCGCTAAAAAATTGGATATCTCCGAAGGAACGGTCAAGTCCAGAATTTCTAGAGCAAAAGAATGGTTGTCCCGATTCGCTAATACGAATCGGAAAGGAAGAGAAGAAAAATGA
- a CDS encoding Spy/CpxP family protein refolding chaperone → MIVLDFKKLILFILILLILGSGNFLFAEPPPPPPPFGPEPFDFFIPGGGPREDRNFEKFSKELSLSPEQIEKAKVATDKRQNISRTMGEKLPALHESLRKLLESPKVDLVAVKSKLKEISDIQLELRFLHIQGRLEFESILNPEQKQKLNQLHKERLNRIKERRDLPPHHHGPPPPGDRDCSR, encoded by the coding sequence GTGATCGTTTTGGATTTCAAAAAACTTATATTATTCATTCTTATTCTGCTAATCCTAGGATCGGGGAACTTCTTATTTGCTGAGCCTCCACCCCCACCTCCCCCATTCGGCCCGGAACCCTTCGACTTTTTTATACCAGGCGGAGGACCAAGAGAAGATAGAAATTTTGAAAAATTTTCAAAAGAACTTTCTCTCAGTCCGGAACAGATCGAAAAAGCAAAGGTGGCGACCGATAAAAGACAGAATATTAGTCGCACCATGGGGGAGAAGTTACCGGCGCTCCATGAATCCTTACGTAAACTATTAGAATCTCCTAAAGTAGATCTGGTGGCAGTAAAATCCAAACTAAAAGAAATCAGCGACATACAACTCGAATTAAGATTTCTGCATATACAAGGAAGATTGGAATTCGAATCCATTCTGAATCCGGAACAAAAACAAAAACTAAATCAACTCCATAAGGAAAGATTAAACAGGATCAAGGAAAGAAGGGACCTCCCTCCTCATCACCACGGTCCTCCTCCTCCAGGAGATAGAGACTGTAGCAGATAA